gcacatttgtcAGAAATCgtctatttttgtcaaaattgtcaaaaattgtcattggttaaaattgtcaaaaagtacacATTTTGGAcacatttgtcaaaaagtgtctatttttgtaaaaattgtcaagtgtccattttccatttttggcacatttgtcaaaaattgtccatttttgtcaaaattgtcaaaaagtgtccatttttgataaaattgtcaaaaagtgtcattggttaaaattgtcaaaaagtgtcatttttgacacattagtcgaaaagtgttcattttggtcaaaaaggatcaatttttcccaaaactcCCAAACAgtcctattttttccaaaattgccaagaagttggtgcttttttgccaatacgTCCAAACAACAGTATTTTTTGCCTTGCCCggctgaaaaattctgattttatttcaaagttctgctttttttttcaaaattgcttaaaagcttcttttttgtcaaattttatttttccttcgaattctttcatttttttcagttttcaaggaaatttttcaagaacaactttaaaatattttaatgctatttttttgataatttcattcaaaaatcagaaGGTCATCAGAGGAACAATGAGCGATCGTAACCCAAAAGTGAACGAATGTTTCCGcagaagttaaaaaaaaaaacgggggctatgagttttcaatttttcaacctctGTAATTATCTTGGAAAGATGAACTCACACTCCGAGAGTTCCAGTTTGAGCTTTTTAAACTTGAATGGCTGATTTTGAATCCCTTATTTAAAACTTGGGTAAACAAATTTACTGCAAATGCGGCATCCCAAAAACGCAATGTTTGAAATTAAAGAGACCCAGCCCTTCTCACCTCACCCTCGGTAGAGAGTGCGaaaatcagacaaaaattttgacacatCATCAAAACgaactcttgaaaaaatcgcTGCAAAATACATACGAAGAGCTAATTgtatttttggtttcagtttttctgactAGATATGAAGACATGATAGCGGTGTTAAtgaaattgcatactcggttcgccgtaaataattcgctgtatttacggcgaaccgagtacTTATTCAATTCTATTAACATAGGATTTTGCTGCAGACTACCGAAATATGAAGGCTTTTACCTCAAAATTGGttgaactagaaaaaaaattgtttttgtttgtggaatatttttaaaaaaagtactaggtacatagatttaaaatcatcagaaaaaaacTCTGAGAAACTcgaaactgaattttcaagatagaAGCTCAACTATATTTCATGATGAAtgttcacctttttttttcacaaattaattttcgaaatggaattttcccaaaatgagaCACCaaagtcaaaataattttaaaagtgaaGAGGcaatatttaatcaatttttctaccccctctcccccttctCCCCCTTCCGCACATAGTAGGTACCTTTAAACACggtcaaaatataaaaaacaaaaaccaaaaaagccTGTGGCGGGTCATCTTCATCATTTGTGAGGTTTTTGAGGGCGCTGAGTTCAAATGTTGGCTAATTTTTTCGACCTCAAAGGGATTCTGGAGGCCCCGACAAAAGAAGGGtctgtgatgaaagaaaccccagtttttttttacttctcaaaacacaaatttttgaaaacttttaccctcgtttcgctcgagcttgttttcttttctttttcaaagttgaaatttctaaaaaaaagtgccattgaacttctaaatttttcaagtgaaaaaattgactcctcGCATAgaaagtatcgtttttatgcctctcgaaatataaatttttaagagctttcgccctcattTGGGcctgttttttgttctttttcaaaatcaacatcctaaaaaaaattctttcaaattctgaaattttaagtgccaaaaaataaacttctcgcataaaaaaacatcgatgttagttttctcaaaatacaaatttttaaaagttttcgctCTAGTTTCGTTCGGGCCtgtcctcattttttttttcaaaatcaacttcctaaaaaaaattgtttttaagcctcttaaaatcaaatttttaaaaactttcgctcgggccaatttgtttcttgttttgagatgaaaaaaatcacatttggaccccgaaaaatccaaaatagaaaatgaaaatttcaagtcataaGAGCATAATatcaaaattggtattttttccctcgatatccgttggaaaattttcagttgaaccCCCTTCCGGCCCTTCCCACTCCTCCTATCAAAAAAACCGCAGGTACGCGTAACCAATGACAATCAATTACAAATACAATCCATTGCAATACTCTTAAAACAAAAAGCTTTAATAAACAACAAAGTCATCATCAATTTCCCGTATCgtcaatttacaaaattcatcgATGAAGTAACTAAACCTAGAAAAATAAAAGgtaaaagaaaaacaaccttCGAAAATAGCAACGAATACTCCTATAAAATGCCTGAAGATATAGAACAGTCTGCAATTTATTCctgtcttttgaaaaaaaagcttttatcCGACCAACCCCAACACAACATCTTGGCAAATTGCACCCTATCCTACGCAAGTACGCATTAAACACTTCGTAAATctcaagatgaagaaaaaaaataaggtcaaaACCGACTAAATTTTCTCTTTCAATGACCAGGACCAGGATGCACCTTTGCAAAACCCCTTCCTTCCCTTAATATGTAATACCACAAAGTGTACGCATTGTTCCTCGTACCTATACAAAACGAAACAACGTAATAACAACCAAACCGTAGAATACGTACATATATTTCACTATATGTAAATTTTCTAAACACGATACGTGTATTTGTATTTGCTTTTAGAAATATTATTCCATCGGATGCTGACATGGGCGCGGATTATGACGTGAAATGAAGCTATTATGCGTTCTCATTTGCATCTTTTCACTTAGCCTGGTCAGTTATGGGGCGCCAACGCAGAACAATTTGTATTACGTTGTCAGCGAAGAACTGCAGTTTTACGACGCCGAAATTAACAACAACGAAGAAGGTAACGTCTAACGTCTTCGgtcgtggaaaaaaaataattcacctTTGCGCActtcaaaatacgaataaatTATCCTCGGATACGCCGCTTTGCCTAGCGTACGAGGCGATGTCTTCGTTGAACGAGGACGATCCGCAAATTAAAACTTTGCAATTATTGAGACATCTCGACGATACCtcgttaaaaataatttctttagaAATTCTCGCAAATTGTATGTCCTCGTCGTGTTTAACCCCGGCTAGCCCAGTTTCCTTGTCCGAGACGTATATTCGAGCggtgaaattccaaaatttacaaaactcgCGTATTTCGTTCCTGAAATAGATCTCGTTAAGGGTTCGACAGGTGAACAGTAACCTGATAGTTGTCTCATCCGAGTCGTCTTGCAGGATTGATTTAACAATTGCGTACACCGGAGCGATCCCGGTTCCGGCGCAGATGAAAATATAAGCGGCGGAGTCGTCGCCGGgaggacgacgacgatggtggCGGAAATCTCCGAAGGCTCCTCTCATATACATAACATGATTTATATTCAATCGCGATATATGCCGAGACATCGCGCCATTTTCGtacaatttgattaaaaatctaACCCTGCAATTGGGTTCGTTTTGGGCTACGCTAATCGGCGTATAACAGCGAGATAACTTCGTCTTCTGTTCGTTAGTAGTGTGTTTATCTGGTTTACAATTTATTAGTACGAAATGTTGCCCCGGCTCGTACGGTAAAATACCTTCGATTTCGTTCACCATCGTCTTTTCCTCGGCCTGTCCTGCCTCCTCCTTATCCTCATCTTCTTCGGTCAGTAACGGAATAAAGGTATAAATGTTCGCGTTTTCGGTAACTGTTTCGATTTCCAGCAATTTATACGGTTTGTATTTTAAAACCGATAATAGATCGGTTCGTAAACGTAGCTTCTCCGGCGCAATGTTCGATGTCTTACTACTAACCTTCCATTTAGCGAGCAATTCTTCGTACACGTCGAAAACACAAGGTGTGCACCCAGAACCGCAGCAATCCGAGTCTAAAGGTTTTTCCGGTAACTCCATTTCAAGTGGGAAGTTATTTCGGGCGCGTTTAATCGCATTTATAAGGAGGCGATTTCCTTATACGTTGAGCAAAGCGGAATAGTCGATGTTTTGATCGAAACGTACGTTGTGATACCAACCGTACCTGAAATCAAAAAGAGTGAATATTATTAGCAAATACAATTTTACAATGGTTGATGATAAGTTTAAGCTGACATGGATGGAACGAtaccgaaaaaatttcaattttgagttgttTCAATTACCTAGACCTCTCTTCaactttatcaaaaatcgatacGTGCGCCATCTTTGGCCCCTCGCGATTACTTATGAATTATGATCAATCGTGTtctaaatgtaaaattattttagcCTCAAAGTCAAAAATGGGCATCCTGATGAAGAAAATCGATTATTCGAACTCAAAAATCGATATGTTTTCGTTTTCGGCTTCATAATATTATCgatcatgtttgaaatgaaaaatcagttttagtCTCAAAAACGgataagatgaaaatttccagGTCAGAAATCGATTGATCGGACCCGAAAATCgatgatgttttgaaatgaaaaatcagttttagcCTCAAAagcgaattaaaaatttccaagtcaaaaatcgatcatattCGAAATCGATTGTTCGAActtaataatcgattaatctAACCCAACAATCGATGAtgtattcaaatgaaaaatcagttttagcCTCAAaagcgaattgaaaatttccaggtcaaaaatcgatcttaatcaaaatcgattgatcgaacccaataatcgattaatcaaacccataaatcgatcaatcgaatccaaaaatcgatcaatcgaacccAAAAATCgatgatgttttgaaatgaaaaatcagttttagcCTCAAAAGCGGATTAAAAATTTCCaggtcaaaaatcgattgatcgaatccgaaaatcgattgatcaaaccccaaaatcgattaatcggaccCAAAATCGATGatgatttgaaatgaaaaatcagttttagcCTCAAAagcgaattaaaaatttccaggtCAAAAATCGATCTCAatcaaaatcgattgatcgaacccaaaaatcgattaatcgaacccaaAAATCGATGAtgtttcgaaatgaaaaatcagttttagcCTCAAaagcgaattgaaaatttccaggtcaaaaatcgatcttaatcaaaatcgattgatcgaacccaataatcgattaatcgaacccataaatcgatcaatcgaacccAAAAATCGATGatcatttgaaattaaaaatcagttttagcCTCAAAAGCGGATTAAAAATTTCCaggtcaaaaatcgattgatcaaacccgaaaatcgattgatcaaacccaaaaatcgattaatcggaccTAAAATCGATGatgatttgaaataaaaaatcagttttacgTTTAGCCTCAAAagcgaattaaaaatttccatgtcAAAAATCGATCTTAATcgaaatcgattgatcgaacccaaaaattgatgatgttttgaaatgaaaaatcagtttcagcCTCAAACGTAGACTTCAGATTAGATTTCctgatcaaaaaatcgattaatcgaatccaaaaatcgattcacttCGATTTTTAATCTCATAACATCGATCaggttcgaaatgaaaaattaatttttcccacAGAAGTACACTTCTCAATGAAAAATCTGTAAATGGAGCTCAAAAGAATTGATTTATTTCGATACAATTTATAATCGatcaagtttgaaattatttttttgttttgtttcatttctatACAACAATTGACCAAACTTACttggtttttctcaaaaattaatgataCGAGTACTTTGTAAATCAATCAATCCTTTCACATAAgtcttcgttttatttttaaaatattgaccaaaactactttttttccttcttcaaaaatctatgtttttaatcgattgatttttgattccgGACTATGATCATATAATTATACCTAAAGAggaattgagtttttcaaaaatgagaggTTTCTGAGCCCCAAAATATTTGGGGTATTCGATTTTAGACAAGCTGAAGGAGAGCAGTTTTAATTTA
The sequence above is a segment of the Planococcus citri chromosome 3, ihPlaCitr1.1, whole genome shotgun sequence genome. Coding sequences within it:
- the LOC135838591 gene encoding NADH-cytochrome b5 reductase-like isoform X1: MELPEKPLDSDCCGSGCTPCVFDVYEELLAKWKVSSKTSNIAPEKLRLRTDLLSVLKYKPYKLLEIETVTENANIYTFIPLLTEEDEDKEEAGQAEEKTMVNEIEGILPYEPGQHFVLINCKPDKHTTNEQKTKLSRCYTPISVAQNEPNCRVRFLIKLYENGAMSRHISRLNINHVMYMRGAFGDFRHHRRRPPGDDSAAYIFICAGTGIAPVYAIVKSILQDDSDETTIRLLFTCRTLNEIYFRNEIREFCKFWNFTARIYVSDKETGLAGVKHDEDIQFARISKEIIFNEVSSRCLNNCKVLICGSSSFNEDIASYARQSGVSEDNLFVF